The following DNA comes from Triticum aestivum cultivar Chinese Spring chromosome 3D, IWGSC CS RefSeq v2.1, whole genome shotgun sequence.
TCTACGAGACAAAGCACGGAAGCAAAGCCCAGAAAATTTGCAAGGCGCAGAAAATTGTGCAGAAGGCAGTTCACCACCATGTGGAGGACCGAACGATGCCAAAAAAGGTGACGGGCAGCAGCGATGGAGTCCAGTAAACagcaggcttggaagccaggtaaAAGAAGCAAAATCGCCAGCAATGGTAACTTTGGCAAGTTTAGATTCTTCAATAGCACACGAACGACGCGTGTTGGATCTCTCTCCAGAAGCAGGGCTTCAGATAAATTTGGTGAAGATGAAAAGTAAAGGGCAACGAAGTTTGCACATCGAGGAACCGGAAATTTTTGAAGATGCAAATATGGAGGAGTGTTGGCGTCGTGCTATGAATGAAGAGTTGTGGTCGATCCAAGACAACAATACATGGGAGCTCGCGGATCTTCCCAACGGTCAGAACGCCATAGAGCTCAAGTGGGTGTACAAAGTCAAGAAAGATGCCGAAAGAAACTTGATGAAGCATAAAGCAAGGCTTGTAGCTAAAGCATGCGTGCAAGAGCAAGATGTGGACTTCAAAGAAGTGTTCGCTCCAGTTGCAAGGATGGACTCGGTGAGACTACTTATAGCTCTCGCGGCTCAAGAATCTGGGAGGATACATCACTTGGATGTGAACTCCGCGTTTTTGACCGGGGAGTTAGAAGAAGAATTGTATGTGAAGCAACCACCAGGGTAcatccaagaaggagaggaacacaAGGTATTGAAGCTACACAAGGCGTTGTACGGGCTACGACAAGCTCCTCAGGCATGGAATGTTGAGCTTGACCGTACATTGATTTCTCTTGGATTTGAGAAAGCCCCACTAGAGCATGCTATGTACAAGCGAGGTGATGGCAATGATCGTCTACTAGTGGGCATCTATGTGGATGATTTGCTGATAACTGGAGCAGACGAAGAGGTGATTGCAAACTTCAAACTACAAATGAAGAAGCTATTCAAGATGACTGATCTAGGGCTCTTGAGTTACTACCTCGGGATCGAGGTACAGCAAAAGCCGGAGGGGATCATAATATGCCAGGAGGCATATGCAAAGAAGGTACTTGAAAGTTgtggcatgaaagattgcaatccaaGTCATGTTCCGATGAAGCCTCGTCTCAGGCTAAGCAAGAAGAGTGAAGCACCCGCGGTTGATGCAACGGAGTATAGAAGTGTGGTCCGAAAGTTGAGGTATCTCACGAATACAAGACCAGACTTGGCCTATTCCGTTGGCATAGTGAGTCGCTTCATGGAAGCACCCACGACGGAGCATTGGGCAGCGGTGGAAAATATACTCAGGTACATCAAAGGGACAACAAATTTCGGTTGTGTCTActtgagaaagaagaagaagaaggagatggtggagctACTTGGCTACAGTGATAGCGACATGGCAGGAGATGTGGACGACCGTAAAAGTACCTCGGGCGTGGCATATTTTTTGGGAGGAAGCATAGTGAGTTGGCTGTCACAAAAGCAGAAGGTGGTCGCATTATCATCTCGTGAAGCAGAGTATATTGCAGCTGCAACCGCGGTGTGTCAAGGTATGTGCCTTGAAAGGCTACTCGGTGACCTCACAGGTAAGGAACCAGAACGAGTGATGCTGAACGTTGACGACAAGTCTACAATCTCTCTATGGGAGAATCAAATGCATCATGGTAGATGCAAGCACATCGATACGAGGTATCGATACATAAGGGAGTGTGTAGAAGAAAGCAAGATTGACGTCAACTACATTTGCACCGATGACCAGCTTGCAGATATCCTAACCAGATCTTTGGGACGACAGAAGTTCGTGAAGTTGCGGCGAAGGATCAGCGTCCAAGCTGTAAAATGAGGACATCGTGTTTAAGGGGTGATTGTTGGAATTAACCACGAGTCCAGTCCGGCTCGGGCTTGGAACAACTCCCGTGTAGGTATAGGATTAGTAGTAGCCAGGTTAGCTGCTATATATACTTACATATACCCTGTAATCTCTACACCGAACTTAGATCAAAGCAATAAGATAATCAGGAACGACACGTTCCTGTTGCCATCAATCCAGCGTCCAGTGTTCTCGCGTGCGTGCGTTGTGTCGGCGGCGTGTACGTAGGTCCATGCATGTACTAGTTACTAGCTAGCTACGTACCGGAGAATCGATCCAGCTGTGTGTGTGCCTGTTTATTGCATACGTGTGTATCTCCAGGAAGAAGACAGCTTGTGCGTACGTGTGAGCGACGGCCGAAAGCACAGGTCGCCGAATCGCGTTGTACAAAGTACGCCGGAAAGTACTCGGCGTACGGGACTGTGCCAACATTGTCATCTTAAGTGACTATGCATTTCTGCATTTGTATTCTTCCCCGCATATTTGGATTAACTTCATGCTTGGTTCTGAACCTAGATGGCCAGTCCTGGCGCTGGTAAGTATCACATATTCATATTCCTGACTACCTCATATCTATCTATCGTCGTGATTTTGATGACCTTGTCTCAATGAATAAAAAAGTCCACCAGAAAGAAAATTCAGTTTTTCATGCAACCATACTAATCCAGTAGTAGTACAAAGTAATAACAGCTTAAAAAGATGTCAAACTAAATATCATAGGATGCAAACACATAGATGATGAAAACATTTTTTTATCTCCGTCAGTTTACATAAACAACATGAATAATGAATTGGGTTAAAAATATTGAAATCGTCCATAGCACAACACAAGCAAAGACTGAGTACTATATATGAAAATTCAGTCAAAAGATACACTGTCTATCTAAAGCAACATGAGTTCTTACTGGTACCACAGCTATCTTGCATAGTAAATAAATAATGTGGGGAGCTAGGTTGTATACAAGTACAGTATAATTAATCTTCTTCAATTATTGCCCAGATCGATTAAAcctgaagtactccctccgttcctaaatgtaagtctttgtagagatttcactgtgaaccacatacggatgtatatagatgtattttaagtttagattcattcattttgctccgtatgtagtccatctagtggaatctctaaaagacttatatttaggaacggagggagtatatgatatgCAGTTGGCACAATGGTGATCGACTGGTGGAGGCACCATGATGCTAACTGAGGCCATCCGCACCATGGGGAATGATGACGTTGGGGCTGTGCCTCTGGAGATcccttctccaccatcaccacaaACTCCTCATCATCGATTCGACCATGCTAATCAAATGTATTACTATATATTAAGGACATGCTCAATTTGGATTTCAGATTTGTAATTTTTGGCTTAACAGTACGAGTAATCACTGGAATTAACTGAAACCAACTAATTAATTCGAGACAGAGACTGTAGTGAATAAACATATGCATGTTGTCATTGTCGACCTCCCTGATGATGTGTTAATACAGCTTGTATGTTGTACTCTTGGCAAGCCTCTTCCACCTTCTCTACGGTGATGCACCCGCTGTCATCCTTGTCGAAGTAGGCAAAGGCAGCCGACATGATTGGATTGCTTCGACTTTCTCCTCAACTCCTCTTCATTTGCATAGGTAGAGTTGCCCCCTGGTCTAAAATATACCGATTCTACAAAGGTCCCCCGACATGCATGATTGGACAGAGGTGGCGAGCCGTCTTCAAGATTCATAGGTGGCTGGTCATTCACCTTGTGAGATTCATAGATGTTTTCGAGGACACAAAGCTCACAAGGCGAATGACCACGCATTTATGAATCTTGAAGATGGTTCGCCACCTCTGTCCAATAATGTCAGGGGGCTTTTGGAGCATCTGTTTATTTTAGCCGAGAGGGATACTCTACCTACACAAATGAAGAAGAGAGTTGACGAGAAAGTCAAGGAAATTTAGTCCGGTTTTCTTATCTATGTGAAAAAATGACCTGAACCACTAGCAAGATCAATAATGCAGGGCGTCGAAAGTGTCATGTTGTGGTGAGTTTACGTACTCATTTATCCGGTCACATTCTCGGTTTTATTTGTACtttgttgtccgttttgcaaatTAACCATTGGTTAGAAGCGTTGGAACGGTCTTCTTTAGATTAACCGTTCACCTTAATCTGTGAACTTGTGCATTTGTGAGCAGACCTTTTGCCGTGAATTTGCTTCGGCATGGCTCTCCTACTGGAAAACAAAAATTGACCTTGAGGTAGAAGGCATTAACCATTGGTTAGAAGCGTTGGAATGGTCTTCTTTAGATTAACCGTTCACCTTAATCTGTGAACTTGTGCATTTGTGAGCAGACCTTTTGCCGTGAATTTGCTTCGGCATGGCTCTCCTACTGGAAAACAAAAATTGACCTTGAGGTAGAAGGCATTAACCATTGGTTAGAAGCGTTGGAATGGTCTTCTTTAGATTAACCGTTCACCTTAATATGTGAACTTGTGCATTTGTTAGCAGACCTTTTGCCGTGAATTTGCTTCGGCATGGCTCTCCTACTGGAAAACAAAAATTGACCTTGAGGTAGAAGGCATTAACCATTGGTTAGAAGCGTTGGAATGGTCTTCTTTAGATTAACCGTTCACCTTAATCTGTGAACTTGTGCATTTGTGAGCAGACCTTTTGCCGTGAATTTGCTTCGGCATGGCTCTCCTACTGCAAAACAAAAATTGACCTTGAGGTAGAAGGCATTAACCATTGGTTAGAAGCGTTGGAATGGTCTTCTTTAGATTAACCGTTCACCTTAATCTGTGAACTTGTGCATTTTTAGCAGACCTTTTGCCGTGAATTTGCTTCGGCATGGCTCTCCTACTGGAAAACAAAAATTGACCTTGAGGTAGAAGGCATTAACCATTGGTTAGAAGCGTTGGAATGGTCTTCTTTAGATTAACCGTTCACCTTAATATGTGAACTTGTGCATTTTTAGCAGACCTTTTGCCGTGAATTTGCTTCGGCATGGCTCTCCTACTGGAAAACAAAAATTGACCTTGAGGTAGAAGGCATTAACCATTGGTTAGAAGCGTTGGAATGGTCTTCTTTAGATTAACCGTTCACCTTAATATGTGAACTTGTGCATTTTTAGCAGACCTTTTGCCGTGAATTTGCTTCGGCATGGCTCTCCTACTGGAAAACAAAAATTGACCTTGAGGTAGAAGGCATTAACCATTGGTTAGAAGCGTTGGAATGGTCTTCTTTAGATTAACCGTTCACCTTAATATGTGAACTTGTGCATTTTTAGCAGACCTTTTGCCGTGAATTTGCTTCGGCATGGCTCTCCTACTGGAAAACAAAAATTGACCTTGAGGTAGAAGGCATTAACCATTGGTTAGAAGCGTTGGAATGGTCTTCTTTAGATTAACCGTTCACCTTAATATGTGAACTTGTGCATTTTTTAGCAGACCTTTTGCCGTGAATTTGCTTCGGCATGGCTCTCCTACTGGAAAACAAAAATTGACCTTGAGGTAGAAGGCATTAACCATTGGTTAGAAGCGTTGGAATGGTCTTCTTTAGATTAACCGTTCACCTTAATCTGTGAACTTGTGCATTTTTAGCAGACCTTTTGCCGTGAATTTGCTTCGGCATGGCTCTCCTACTGGAAAACAAAAATTGACCTTGAGGTAGAAGGCATTAACCATTGGTTAGAAGCGTTGGAATGGTCTTCTTTAGATTAACCGTTCACCTTAATATGTGAACTTGTGCATTTTTAGCAGACCTTTTGCCGTGAATTTGCTTCGGCATGGCTCTCCTACTGGAAAACAAAAATTGACCTTGAGGTAGAAGGCATTAACCATTGGTTAGAAGCGTTGGAATGGTCTTCTTTAGATTAACCGTTCACCTTACTCTGTGAACTTGTGCATTTGTGAGCAGACCTTTTGCCGTGAATTTGCTTCGGCATGGCTCTCCTACTGCAAAACAAAAATTGACCTTGAGGTAGAAGGCATTAACCATTGGTTAGAAGCGTTGGAATGGTCTTCTTTAGATTAACCGTTCACCTTAATCTGTGAACTTGTGCATTTGTGAGCAGACCTTTTGCCGTGAATTTGCTTCGGCATGGCTCTCCTACTGGAAAACAAAAATTGACCTTGAGGTAGAAGGCAAAAGAGAGCCACGGTGTACCATGTTCGATTTTGGACGTGGTGGCAGTATGAGTTGGATTACAACGCGGGGAGGAACTTATCTGTGACAATGGCCTGGGGTTAGGGGATGTGTTTCTCTTTGAAGTGAAAAAGAAGTATTTCCGGACGTTGATGGTCCATCTGATTCGGTCGGAAACAGAGGTGTAGCTCAGACATTTAGATTTGTGGTTTTTTATTTATGTATGGTCTGTATGTAGTCTGATTTACCCCTCTGATACCCTTATGTCATGAGAGAGTTGACTGCTGAACAACTCGGTACCGAGTTCACTCGCTCTGTTCAGATGTACGTAGTTGTTAAACTACTTTCTAGCATGTATGTAATTACTCGC
Coding sequences within:
- the LOC123075478 gene encoding uncharacterized protein, with protein sequence MILGKQSKDHVDHGQGDCDGGSGSTDADGGGITIPRLDREDYALWAMNMEVAMEGAEFWEAVDPGGAEYAKGAAKYRKDRQALTAIYSAMPKDVLQHLVGKNSAKEAWETIKILHQGHDRVKEAHLQSLMRSYECLKMDESETVDQFAARLKTLVNGIRSYGSTLEEVPIVRRFLRAAPARYIQIVTSIEQCLDLKTLTVEDLVGRFKAHDERIRLSFGDAEASEHLMLTKAQWIALSKEKQGGSTSSGKKKGKGKQRSARKNFADSDDEDAPAPPRRKFDIRKVRCHKCGLLGHFKANCEEAPKQRALMAEEGDDGDMMLMCELVDEEDPDDLGQLDMGPVSASASVNPGEVMAPEDHDPRRDSVITLVNPGEVVAPEDHDGRRDGVVTLEAGKEVATKAHDTMRDGMVALENGEDVSPEEHDAGRDEAIIPEERNMRRATLRPDEFGACVILDSATTSCADASSGVVKVATSGVASHANSLAPSAVLQVPGESASLDDSVSTCASQVAGTAGGSPAATESSSSSNTYVAGAALPDSACSPTNGLDETGHYMPHAHRPGNQPPRGGDGLRDKARKQSPENLQGAENCAEGSSPPCGGPNDAKKGDGQQRWSPVNSRLGSQVKEAKSPAMVTLASLDSSIAHERRVLDLSPEAGLQINLVKMKSKGQRSLHIEEPEIFEDANMEECWRRAMNEELWSIQDNNTWELADLPNGQNAIELKWVYKVKKDAERNLMKHKARLVAKACVQEQDVDFKEVFAPVARMDSVRLLIALAAQESGRIHHLDVNSAFLTGELEEELYVKQPPGYIQEGEEHKVLKLHKALYGLRQAPQAWNVELDRTLISLGFEKAPLEHAMYKRGDGNDRLLVGIYVDDLLITGADEEVIANFKLQMKKLFKMTDLGLLSYYLGIEVQQKPEGIIICQEAYAKKVLESCGMKDCNPSHVPMKPRLRLSKKSEAPAVDATEYRSVVRKLRYLTNTRPDLAYSVGIVSRFMEAPTTEHWAAVENILRYIKGTTNFGCVYLRKKKKKEMVELLGYSDSDMAGDVDDRKSTSGVAYFLGGSIVSWLSQKQKVVALSSREAEYIAAATAVCQGMCLERLLGDLTGKEPERVMLNVDDKSTISLWENQMHHGRCKHIDTRYRYIRECVEESKIDVNYICTDDQLADILTRSLGRQKFVKLRRRISVQAVK